A window of Vigna unguiculata cultivar IT97K-499-35 chromosome 4, ASM411807v1, whole genome shotgun sequence contains these coding sequences:
- the LOC114181676 gene encoding uncharacterized protein LOC114181676, which translates to MEVRSIWMRHGYKHSYMTIETGGPSQYCKPAVLPLLLPSTHTIQRDNSFLLLQMDVRFSSAQTKNSQENVVASPPIQIGGKSCHQCRQKKENFLAICKNLKKGKNCPVKFCHKCLSARYGENAEEVAALADWICPKCRGVCNCSLCQKRRGEVPTGQMYRSAKESGFKSVAEMLAFKKASKALNPSSDGSLKEEREVFFSGELGKASCSDANDLTDVCNRDHGGDNVGTILQRFPNVGMNLECKIIEEEVLLPRGIELKEIYGMELQPKDVGNALQFLEFCRVFGKALDLKEEEAKAIFEELISEESMDEHNSSLIQFHIKLLALILSDSEKESQSLLTKSETNSWIKHLEGLMMQSHHILNDFPVNWFQEGISGYFKLDLSKKFRLMTFLCDEVLNTEKLRRYIQDENTKQTKRVKEAKLKIAAAKEKVKCLRQRLRNEKAKVSPCPMEECDALIDIRTQVDEAHTDMLSLKSTNQKESGSDATRINPEFVDNNGMTFWNLRSYNEESVVLRQDLKVQDEAVTSPEESWFVYSPKEKDEVDKYISSRAKRRKNSQIIA; encoded by the exons ATGGAGGTGAGAAGCATTTGGATGAGACATGGATACAAACATTCTTATATGACCAT AGAGACGGGAGGACCCTCCCAATATTGCAAACCAGCCGTCTTGCCTTTGCTGCTCCCCTCAACTCACACCATTCAAAGAGATAATTCCTTTCTCCTACTCCAAATGGACGTGAGATTTTCTTCCGCTCAGACTAAGAACTCCCAGGAGAATGTTGTGGCCAGTCCTCCAATTCAAATTGGGGGAAAATCTTGTCATCAG TGCCGGCAAAAGAAGGAAAACTTTCTTGCAATCTGcaagaatttaaaaaaaggGAAGAATTGCCCTGTTAAGTTCTGCCACAAGTGCCTCTCGGCTAG GTACGGGGAGAATGCTGAAGAGGTCGCAGCGTTGGCTGATTGGATATGTCCAAAGTGTCGAGGTGTTTGCAACTGCAGTCTTTGCCA AAAGCGACGAGGTGAAGTGCCTACTGGTCAAATGTATCGCAGTGCCAAAGAATCTGGCTTTAAGTCAGTTGCAGAGATGTTAGCGTTTAAGAAGGCTTCAAAGGCATTAAATCCATCAAGCGATGGTAGTCTGAAAGAG GAGCGTGAAGTATTTTTTTCGGGGGAACTTGGAAAGGCAAGTTGCTCAGATGCAAATGATCTCACTGACGTTTGCAACAGAGATCATGGTGGTGATAATGTTGGTACCATCCTTCAAAGGTTCCCAAATGTTGGTATGAACCTAGAATGCAAAATAATTGAAGAGGAGGTTCTTTTACCACGTGGCATCgagttaaaagaaatatatggcATGGAGTTACAACCGAAAGATGTTGGGAATGCATTGCAGTTTCTGGAATTTTGTAGAGTGTTTGGAAAG GCTCTTGATCTCAAGGAAGAAGAAGCTAAAGCCATTTTTGAAGAATTGATAAGTGAAGAAAGTATGGATGAACATAACTCTTCACTGATTCAATTTCACATTAAACTTTTGGCATTGATCCTAAGTGATTCGGAAAAAGA GTCTCAGTCCTTACTTACGAAGAGTGAAACTAATTCATGGATAAAACATTTGGAGGGTTTAATGATGCAATCGCATCATATTCTAAATGATTTTCCTGTGAATTGGTTTCAAGAGGGCATAAGTGGATATTTTAAGTTGGATTTGTCTAAAAAGTTTAGACTAATGACTTTTCTCTGTGACGAAGTCTTGAACACAGA GAAACTGAGAAGATATATTCAAGACGAAAATACGAAACAAACAAAAAGAGTAAAAGAAGCGAAACTTAAGATTGCTGCAGCTAAAGAAAAG GTAAAGTGTCTTAGGCAGAGGTTGCGTAATGAGAAGGCCAAAGTGTCCCCATGTCCGATGGAGGAGTGTGATGCTCTTATAGACATAAGAACCCAAGTTGATGAAGCACACACTGATATGCTCAGCTTAAAGAGCACAAATCAAAAAG AAAGTGGAAGTGATGCCACGAGAATTAATCCAGAGTTCGTGGACAACAATGGGATGACCTTTTGGAACTTACGAAGTTACAATGAGGAGTCTGTTGTTTTGCGGCAAG ATCTAAAAGTACAAGATGAAGCTGTTACATCACCTGAAGAAAGCTGGTTCGTTTATAGTCCTAAGGAGAAGGATGAGgttgataaatatatttcttcaag GGCTAAAAGACGTAAGAACTCTCAAATAATAGCATGA